The genomic segment CACTATTATAAGCTatattagtgtatatatatatacacaagcacacacatatatatatctcatatatgtACTCTATATTCCTCATCGAGTCATTATGCAAAAGGTACTAttagtatttcctttttatttattattgttattgctctttagggccacatccgtggcatatggaagttcccagctcggggtccaatcatagctgtagctgccggcctacactacagccacagcaatgccagatctgagcctcgtttgtgacctacaccacagctcagggcaatgccggatccccgacccactgagcaaggccaggggtcgaacccgcatcctcatggatactagtctgattcgtttctgctgggccacaacaggcaATCCCAGTATTCCCCTTTTAAATTTGAGCAAAGTGAGACATAGAGAGGTGAAGCaacttgcctaaagtcatacAGTATGCAGAAGAGTCAAAATTCCAGCAAAAATTCAAAATCCCCAAACTTACTACCCCTCCTCCACATAATAAGTACTAACTAACAtgtctctctttaacttttattaTGCTGTCTCCAGGATGCAGAAATCTatgtggaaaggaaagagagaaaaatgaactgAACAGttactgaatgcttactatgtAATAGACAAATACCATTATATCATCCTCAACTTCTTTATCAACGAGTAGAAAACGAAGGTCACTAGAATCATGCAACCTCTCAAACCCATCGAACAAGTAAGTGGTAGACCCAGGCTTTAAGATCACGTCTCCTAGCACCTAGCACCATCTTCTCCTCTTTTTAACACTGAATCCCAGGCCTGAGAAGAGCTCACTCAAAGAAGAATACATGTTGAACAGAAAAgtgatgttaaaaatatttaaaataagaatttatgcACATTCATACCTACTGCGTATTTGCTATGAGCAGGTTCTTAAGCTGTGGAACAATAGAGATAAAAAATGACTTTCCAAACAACCTTTCCTCAAAGAATGCATTTTAGACAAGGAATAAAGGCACAGACAGGAAAAAGAACTctaataagacaagaaaaaatattctcaggCCCCAACAAAATAGTCATCTAGATGAAAAGAGGTGGAAAATCTTAAAAGGTGGATATTTGACTGTGGGTTGAGCACGGATGTACACGGCGTTGAGATGTGAGCTAGGTCTTTGAGGATGAGTTGGTTTTAGGCTAAAATTCAGACAGACTTACATTTCTCAATCTAGAGGACATCAGGCTAGACTCATCGCTGGTGTTAATAATTAATGATTAGTGAGCAAGCTACTGAACTACATATAgaagtttatatttctttaacaAGTTGTGAAATAATGCACAAATTCATGTCTGCTAGATGTGAGTAGGTATTTGACTTCTTAATTTAATGAtgactatgtttttaaaatacaaaacatacTTGGATGGAAAAGACTATTCTATCCCTATGtaaatatctacattttaaagaaagctCTGTCTGGAACCAATAACAGTAGCCTAGACTTACTGGATAAAAGTTTTTGAAATGGCACGAGCATATTTAAGCTGATGATAAATGGATGTGTCCACATATTTGTCCTGCTGTGTGTTAGCCTCTCTGAACTTGACTATTTAAATGTGTGTCATTCTAAACGTGTGTAGCTGGTAATGAAAATATCACCCTAGGGACTAAGAATTTCTAGACACGACAGTTCTCAGAGGTTCCTATTGTGAGAAAGATGTTGAACGAACAAATCTAAATGTCGAAATAATACAAGGGCTTGGGTCCCACatcaaggagaaaatgaaagtggATGCTGAGATTCCAGGTAAGTCATCGCATTTTCCCTAATTAGTTTTCCTTGAGGTGATGAGGTATCAGAAGTTAATTGAATAATAGATGGAAGAAAGAGCAGTGAGTATTTCTATAGATTTCTAAGAAAATTAGTCAGAGGTGGATTTGAGTAGAACATGTATTTAAGTAATTAGAACACAGAGGAGACTAATACAGGGATAGCATACAGATGAGGAGAGAGTGAATATAAATATAGAGACATTAATAGGTATAGAAAGAGATTGAGTTGCGGTCAAGTCGGGAGCATTTATTTAGAGCCTTTGGCAAGCTTTGAAAACATCTGTTTAGCCCCTTCCAAAATCTGCTTGGTCCTCACTCCGTAAATAATGGGATTGAGCACAGGCGGGAGGACCACGTAGAGGTTGGCCAGAAGGATGTGGACGTAGCGTGGGATGCGTCTCCCGCCAAACCTATAGGCAAAGACAGAAAAGAGGGCGGGGATGTAGAAGAGGAGGACACAGACATGGGAGCCGCACGTGCTCAGGGTCTTGCACCGGGCATCCCGAGAAGGGAGGTGGAAGACAGCTCGGAGGATGTGCATGTAGGAAACGGCCACAAGGATGACGTCCAGGCCTGTGGAGAGCAGGGCAGCGGCCAGCCCATACCAGACGTTGACGGAGATGTCGGAACAGGACAGACGGGCGATGCCCATGTGCTCACAAAACGTGTGGGCTATGACGTTGACCCGACAGTAGTGCAGGCGCTTGAGGAGAAAGATGGATGGAAACATGATGATGAAGCTGCGGGCCAGCGTGGCGGTGGCGACCTTCCCAATGACCTTGCTGGTGAGGATGGCGGTGTATCGCAAAGGGgagcagatggccacgtagcggtcgaAGGCCATGGCCAGGAGCACTGCCGAGTCAGCCACgaagaggagtggatgaagaacaTCTGGGTGAGGCAGCCGTCAAAGGAGATGTGGCTAGAACCGAGCCAGAAGGTGGCCAGGGCTTTGGGCATGGTGGCTGTGGACAGCAGGACGTCGGCACTGGCCAACATGGACAGAAAGACGTACATGGGCCCATGCAGGCGTGGCTGGGAGACGATGACACAGATCAAAACGCCGTTGCCTGCCAGGGCGGCTACGTACATGGAGCAGAAGGGAATGGAGAGCCAGATCTGAAGGTGCTCCAGCCCTGGGATGCCGGTAAGGAAGCATCCGGCCCTGCGAGTATCAGAGTCGTTCACAGCAGCTACATTGTGAGCAGAGAAAAGGGCCATGGTGCTCTGCAGAGCCCTCCCCTGGGGCATAAGAAAAAAAGGGGCTTCAGACTTAGTCTATATCAGCAGAGTGCACATAAGGCTTGCAATCAGGAaggtcccgtggtggctcagtgggttaagagcccagttaccattcatgaggatgtgggttcaatccctggcctcgctcagtgggatcaggcgttaccgtgagttgtggtataggtagcagatgcggctgggatcccgcattgctgtggctgtggcttaggccagcagctatagctccgattcgacccctaggctgggaacttccatgggccttgagtgcagcctgaaaaagacaaaaaaaaaaaaaaaaaaggcttggacttcccgtcgtggctcagtggttaacaaatccgactaggaaccatgaggttgcgggttcgatccctggcctcgttcaatgggttaaggatccgacattgccgtgagctgtggtgtaggttgcagacgcagctcggatcccgcgttgctgtggctctggtgtaggccaacagctatagctccaattggacgcctggaaacctccatatgccagggagcggcacaagaaatggcaaaaagacaaaaaaaaaaaaaaaaaaaaaaaaaggcttgcaaTTAGCTACAGTTCTGCACATACAGGTCCTGCAACCATGATGGGCTCTGCACACATGCATATTCTCTGTAAGAAAATCACACACAGCATCTGCACAATGAACATAGCTCTAGGCCCTGCCCACAGACAGGCTCTGGGTGCTTATTCAGAGGCTCCCTTTTACAGCTACCTATAAGACTTTGAGGCATCTACAGGGCTCGAAAACATTGCCAGACTCAGTAAAGGGCCACACGTGCTGAAAAGAGTGGGGAtagtcagaaaaggaaagacaatctCTGTAACCTCTATGGGTAGGTGAGCTCTGCACAAGCCCCAGGCTCACGAAGGACTGCCGTCTCCCCCCCCAGAGAGCACTGGCCTCTGCCCGGCAGACTATGTGAAAAGTAGGGCTGGGAGTAGTGGGCACTGCAGCCCCTCTGCCCCTTTTCCCCCAGTTGCAGGTGTTCTGACAATTACCAAGGCAGGGAAGGCGGCTGTGGCATTGAGAAATAACACTGGACAGGGCAAGAAAAATTCTGGTTCAGAATCTGTCAGTtagatcatgtgatttttggacAAGTTACTGTCTTTTCCAAGAAACAGTTTTCTGATCTCGAAAATAGCATAATTATGGTCTTTTGGTGTGTTACATTACGTTTCACCTATGGAAGCCTTGGTGGACTGGGTGGTGCTTCCTGAGTCACCTAGGTGGCTCTGAAGTGTGGCACTGTCACCCAGGACATGAAGGGCGGTGTGCAGCGGCGCTTCCCCAGGTGCCCAGACTCGCAAGTTCCCCACCACACACCGAATGCGCAGAAACCCTGACCTTGGATCTTTTAGCAAGGTCACCGGGTGACTCTGATTCCTGCAAGAGTCTGTGAACCACTGATGTGGGACCGTTTCTACTTTCTTTCCTCCCTGGTCTAGGTGTCCACCTCACAGGATGGGTGACGTCTCAGGTCCACTTAGTGTCTGCGGCATCCTCCGTGGAAATGCTCGGGCTTCAGTTCGATCTAACCGGTGCGTTCTCCACTTCAACTCAAGCTGACCAGCGCTCCCCTCCGCTTACCTGGTCAGGATGTGAAGAAGACGATGCAGGCATAGAACAGTTTTTCCTGTATGTTAAGCCACTAACGCCCCCTCCGTCCTGTTAAATTATTCTCCCAGTGACTGTACAACTTCGACCTCTGTGGAAATTCTTGCTCCTCCCTCTCAACTGAACTTTCCTGCTGCTTAACTGAGACCTCGAGACTCAGGGAACAATCCTTCATCTTATCATTCCCTCTCCTGTTCATTTATCTTATCTCTGCAGGCAGCTTTCTCTCATTCCCTCCACTCGCAGAGAAAGTTGTGTGGACATTCCTGCTGCATTTTGAGGTCTCTTCGCAGAGCTAGACTATATTTGACTTCACCTAGGCACAGGAAAGCTCcaggtatgtatttatttgtttatttggagaGTACGAAAATGATACAAATCAACCGTATTTTTATACCAGTAGCAAACAACTAcgcattaaaatgaaaagatctttttatatttaaCCCCAAGTTTCAAAGCTAAGAATTATAAAAGTCTTATAAAAACtaagaattataaaatactgccagaagagatttttttaatgtaaataaatggagaagatCATGTATACAGATCAgaagatagttttaaaatttaaggtaacttttccagctttactgaggtggAATTGACAAAACTGTATAATGTAAGGTGTATGACACAatttaataatgtattatatacattatgaaatcATTAACACAcccatcatctcacatagttgccatatgttaatttttttttttttatttattttggtctttttggcatttcttgggctgctcccgtggcatatggaggttccaggctaggggtccaatcggagctgtagctgctggcttacgccacagccacagcaatgcaggatccgagctgcgtctgcaacctacaccacaggtcatggcaacactggatccctaacccactgagcaaggccagggattgaacccgcaacctcatggttcctagttggatttgttaaccactgagccacgacgggaactccttaaattttttttaaaacaaactaaatatatggacaccccccaaaaaaaacccacaaaacccctacaattgtacatatatacatactttcaTGCATGTTTAACCATGCACCTTGCgtataagtatgtatgtatttatatcttCAAGAAAAATTCCCCCACCTTTCTCTGAatcctctttctttcctgcttcctccGGGACTTTGTTTTATCCGTTATCCCTTCTCTTCTTTATCAGCAGTTACTCCTAATTTCctggattttattatttatgaatatgCAAATATGTTTCAGCTTGAAAGCCAACAGAAAACTGACAGGTGTGGTAAAAATATCTCACTTGCCTGGCCTGTCTCCCTGCTTTTCATTCTGCCTCTCTTCCCATCAAAATCACGCCTTTCTTTAGCTTCTTCTCTTGGCTTTGGTTTCTCTACCCAGCGCTGGTTCTCCTCTTGCCCCGACCTCCCTTTCTAGTCCTCATGAAGGGCCCTCTGTCCCTGCAGAAGGTTTACTGTGGGCGTTTCCTTTTGGCATCTCTCTGCTGCCTGGCCAGTCTTATCACCTGCCCTGGCTTCATGTGTCCTGCTTGTGCCAAAACTTCCCAATCTAT from the Sus scrofa isolate TJ Tabasco breed Duroc chromosome 9, Sscrofa11.1, whole genome shotgun sequence genome contains:
- the LOC100516630 gene encoding LOW QUALITY PROTEIN: olfactory receptor 52B6 (The sequence of the model RefSeq protein was modified relative to this genomic sequence to represent the inferred CDS: inserted 1 base in 1 codon) — encoded protein: MPQGRALQSTMALFSAHNVAAVNDSDTRRAGCFLTGIPGLEHLQIWLSIPFCSMYVAALAGNGVLICVIVSQPRLHGPMYVFLSMLASADVLLSTATMPKALATFWLGSSHISFDGCLTQMFFIHXLFVADSAVLLAMAFDRYVAICSPLRYTAILTSKVIGKVATATLARSFIIMFPSIFLLKRLHYCRVNVIAHTFCEHMGIARLSCSDISVNVWYGLAAALLSTGLDVILVAVSYMHILRAVFHLPSRDARCKTLSTCGSHVCVLLFYIPALFSVFAYRFGGRRIPRYVHILLANLYVVLPPVLNPIIYGVRTKQILEGAKQMFSKLAKGSK